The Methylocella tundrae genome contains the following window.
CGTCCCTGCCGAAGATACTTGTCCCGAGCTACAGTGATCGTCGTCGATCCCTTGAAGGCGTTCGCCAGACTTGCCGGACGTTCTTCGTGCGGGCCTGTATTTCAGGAGAATGCCAGTATTTGTTCGGGCAAAGCTTTCGCTTGAACCTGATCGAGGGCGCGAGCGCCGAGCGAGAGGGATGCATCCATTCCACCCGCTAAGAGCCGCTTGGCGGCTCGCTTCGGGACGATTGCCCGACTCGCCATCTGTTCCGCTACGATGTCGGTCTTGCGGGGGAGCGAGCGCGGCTTGAGGGGGCGGTGGGACATGGCGCCAGGATTATATACTTGCCTCCAATAAAAGAGTTTTAGGCAGGATGAGGCGGGATAGTGGCGCGTCATCACGGTGGAGGCGGCGGTTGGCATCCTTTTTCTTTGCACTCTATCGTGTTTTCAATTGAAAGTTCGTCTACGTGATTTTTTGACCAATCATTGGTCGACAAATCGAGGACAGTTTCCCGATCCGAATATTCTTTAACAACGAGTTGTGGATTGCTGACGTTGTTCAGAGTTTCCGCGGTGTTGAAATCGAATTGAAAAACGGCGCAACCAGACAACACACCCTTTGGCGGGAGCGTCGGGGTGTCGGCTGCTACATCAGAGATATTCCTCCAATCCTCAATAACCGCTCCAACAGAACCATGCCTTATGCGAATGTATTGTATATTCGTCTTACGTTGCGGCGAATACATCGTGTGGGTCAGCATATCGATCGGCCCAGCCTCTTTCGGCTTACCGGCGATCGTATAGCGCAGTACGATCGATTTTATATTTCTCATCTCGTCGTCAGAGTCGTTGATAACTTTTATATTCATGACCACTAGCCCAATATGATCCGACGTCGGTGGAAATAAAATGTGCGAAAATTCTGCTTCCGATTCCGTATAAACGGCTAGTTTACTCTGCCATACGACTGTGTGTGATTTCAAAGATTTCTCGAAATCTATCTTGTTGTGGTACCAGAAAATCAAAATCCCGAGAACGATTATAGAGATGACTATCGTAAAACGTTGCAAAGTCGGAATACGGTCCATCAGCGCTACGGCCCATCCGATCGCACGGCGGCCCGGCGCGGCCGGCTTCGGAACGACCGCGCGGCTCGCCACCGGCTCCGCGGTGACGTCTGTCTTACGCGGTCGCGGGCGCGGCGGGGCGGGGCGTTTGGCCATCGGCCGAGGATAGCAAGGCCCCTTTTCGCAGGCGAGCCTGCTTCTCAGTTCGTGCTTAATCTTTGTTTTGATCGGCCGAGTCGCGTAATTGGCCGCGTCAGTTCGGGACTGTTTCGGGACTTTCTGTCCCAGACTTCGCATTTGTACGCCGCTTGTTCCGCAAATTTTCCCCGCAATCACTTACGGGAATGTCGCGCAATTGCGCTGAAATACAAGTAATTTCAATTAGTTGATTTGGTGCCGGTTGCAGGAGTCGAACCCGCGACCTTCTCATTACAAATGAGTTGCTCTACCAACTGAGCTAAACCGGCCTCGCGGCGCCGCCATTAGCGAGCTAGCGCATGGACGCTTCGATGTTGATTTCTATTTCTTTAGTTAAGATCGTGCATCAAAACAAAGAGATAGAGGCGATGGTCGATCGCCTCGAAGCGCCGATGCTCTAGCAGCGCGCCGACTGTTTGGCAACCGCCTTGGCGGCCTGCGTCCGCACACCGACTCGGGGTTTTCTGAGGCGTTTTTTCTTTGCCGCCCGCCGTCCGTGCCGCCGGAGGTTGAGATGGCGCCGCGCTACCAAATATTAGGCGATTTGACCTAATGTTGCCGCGAAGGCGCGACAAAGCTCGACGTCGACCGTGAACGCGCCATTCCGGCGTCAGCTGCGGAGGGATGAATGCCGATGAACTTGGGTAAGACTATCAGGACCGGGATGGCGCTGAGCGTCGCCGCCGCGTGTTTCGCCGCGGTTTGCGTTCCAGCTCAAGCGCAGGACGCCGGCGCGGTCGCCGCCGGTCTGCTGGGGGGGCTCGCCGTCGGCGCCATCGCAGGAAGCGCCATCGCCGGCGCCGGCGCGCCTCCTCCGCCTCCGCCCGGCTACGGATATTATGCGCCCGTCTATGCGCCGCCGCCGCCCCGCTGCTGGTTTGAACCGCAACAGGTCTGGAACGGCTACGCTTACGTGATCCAGCGAGTTCAAGTCTGCGAGTGACGACATGAAAAGCGCCTAAGCGCCGATGAAATGGGCCGCTCAACGAGCGGCCCATTTGTTTCAAAGCACAAAGCGTCGACGGCGCGGCCGGTCATTCGGCCGTCAGTCCTGCGCGTAAATATCCCGGTCCTTTGTTTCAGGAACGAACAGCACGCCAATGACGAAACAGGCCATGGCGACGATGATCGGATACCAGAGCCCGTAATAAATATCCCCGGTCTGCGCGACCATGGCGAACGCGGTCGCCGGCAGCAGGCCGCCGAACCAGCCATTGCCAATGTGATAGGGCAGGGACAGGGACGTGTAGCGAATGCGCGTCGGGAATAATTCGACGAGCGCGGCGGCGATCGGCCCGTAGACCATCGTCACATAAAGGACGAGCACGAAAAGCAGCCCGATGATGCCGGCGACCTGGGGGCGAAAAATGTCGAGCGGATTCGACATCTTGACGATGCCTGGATCATTGGCGTCCGGATAACCGGCGTCTTGCAGAGCCGCGGTGAGTTTCATGTCGAAGGCGGCTCTGACGGCTTTTGGATCACCTGCGACGTCGCTCGCGTCGGGGACGGCTATTTCCTTCGATCCTATGAGGACTTTGACCGGCTCCTCGATGGCCGTGTCGACGCGCGTGTATTTGACCGAGCTTTTGGCCAAAACATCGCGTGCGATGTCGCATGGCGCGGTGAATGAGCGCGTTCCGATAGGATTGAACAGACTGCCGCAATTGGCCGGGTTTGCGACGACCGTCACGGAGACATTCTCGAGCGCCGCCGCGAGCGCCGGATTGGCGTAAGTCGTGATGCGCTGGAAAATCGGAAAATAGGTCGCCGCCGCGGCGAGGCAGCCAAACATGATGACGGTCTTCCGGCCGATCTTGTCCGACAGCCAACCGAAGAAAACGAAAAAGCCGGTTCCAAGCACCAGGGACCAGGCTATCAGCAGATTGGCGGTATAGCCGTCGACCTTGAGGATCGATTGCATGAACACCAAAGCGTAGAATTGCCCGGTATACCAGACAACGCCTTGTCCCATCGTCAGGCCGAATAGAGCAAGCAGAGCAATCTTCGCGTTCGGCCAATTGCCGAAAGCCTCGCGCAGCGGCGTTTTCGAGCCTGCGCCGTTTTGCTTCATCCTGAGAAAGGCTGGCGATTCGTTCAGCTTCAACCGGATCCACAAGGAGACGCCGAGCAGCACCACGGAGACAAAGAAGGGAATGCGCCAAGCGAAACTGGCGAAGGCGGGCTCGCCAAAGATGCTCCGCGTGAAGAGGATGACGAGAAGCGACAGGAACAGGCCGAGCGTCGCCGTCGTCTGGATCCAGGATGTATAGAATCCCCGCCGCCCCGCCGGGGCGTGCTCTGCGACATAGGTCGCCGCGCCGCCATATTCGCCGCCAAGGGCAAGGCCCTGCAAAAGCCTGGCCCCGATCAAAATGATGGGCGCCGCAATGCCGATCGCATGGTAATTTGGCAAAAACCCGACGATAAATGTCGAAAACCCCATGATCAGGATGGTGAGGAGGAAGGTGTATTTGCGCCCGACGAGATCGCCGAGCCGCCCAAAGACGAGGGCGCCGAAGGGGCGGACGACAAAGCCGGCGGCGAAGGCGAGCAGGGCGAAAATATCCGCCGTCGCCTTCGGGAATTGACTGAAGAATTGAGCGCCGATGATGCTCGCCAGGGATCCGTAGAGATAAAAATCATACCAGTCGAAGACCGTGCCGAGCGAGGACGCCAGAATCACCCGCTTCTCGGCGTCCGTCATGGGCGCCGGCCTGGCGATTTCCTCTCTCGAAATTGTTACTACCGCCATGTGCTTATCCTGGCTGTTGGCTGCTTGGCAGCATGTCTTTTTGTGGTCCTTCTGGCGCTATTCCGCTGCCCGGAATAGCGCCAGGCAGGCTTCAGCTTGAGGAGGAGCCTTGAAGCAGGAAATGACCGCCGCCGACGTTTGTCAACGATAATTGCGGCGAAACGTCGCGCCGTTTGGGGTTCGGCTTGGTTCGTCCGCGCGACGCTGGAGTTGGCCGGGACTTCAGGCGCCAGGACTTTATGCGCGCAACGCAGGAGGACTTTATGCGCGCAACGCAGGCCCTATTTGCGCCCCGACACAAGCCCATGCAATGAAGGGAAGAATTCTCGTGGTCCGCCTTGCGGGATCCGCCCCCAAAGGCGAGACTTCGGAGTTCCTGAGTGAGTTTTGCGGCTCTTGCCGGAATTTTCTGCGTGATGAGGCGCTACCGCCTGAGCACGTCCGCTGGATTGGGAGAATTTGCATGAAACGCCTGTTTGCGGCGCTCGCTTTATGTTCGCTGCTTGCCCCGATCTCGCGCGCCGCCCCGGTCGGCGTGCCAAAGCTCGATGTCGAAAAGTCCTGCCGTGAAGCGCAGGCTTTCGGCTTCGGCGGCGGTCAGGACGATAAGCTGGCCTATAAGGGCTGTATGCAGGACGAGAACGACGCACTGGCGCAACTGAAGAAGAACTGGTCCCGTTACAAGCCGGAAAATCGGGCCAATTGCGTTGCTCAAGGCATTTCGCCCATGCCGAGCTATGTCGAAATTCTGACATGCATCGAAATGTACGATGACGCCAGCCAGTTGAACAGGCCAGGTTCCTCGGTGCGTCCGTTCAACGGAAAAGTCCCGGCCGACGCGCCGCCGGCCATGACGCCGCCGGCCCCAGCGAACCCAATCGACAGCAAATAGCGGATGATCCCGGCAGTAGATCAGCGCGGGCGCCAACGCGCTGATCCGGCCGGTTAAACAGAAAGGGGCAGGAATGCCCCAGCATTCCCACCCCAGTCCGGCTTCAACCCCGCCTATTTGCGCGCTGACCCTGGAAAGCGCAAGGTGCGCCACCGTGTGGCGCGACGTGCAACCGGCATCCTCCCGAGACTTGGACTAAGACGCCGAATTGTCGCCAGCAATGGCACTTTCAGCTTGCTGCTCGTGTAGCCTACGAGCGACGCATTGTCACGTCGAAATGCGGCAAAATGCCCATGAAAAAGCAATAAATGCGGAAGAATTTTTCAGCGAGACGGCAACGGCTCAGCTCTCCCGATCGCGCGCGCGCCATTGCCTGTGCTATAGGATTAAAGCAAGGGCCGCGACGCCTGGACCCAGAGCGAATTTTGCCCTTCGCAGGCCGGATTGCTTGAGGCCTTATTCTTGCGACAGACGGATGAGGCTCGGCTGCAGGACGGCAGGAGCCGGGGGACAAAGCATGACGCAGGTTCCGCCGCAGATAGTTCCGCAGACGCCGGCAGACTCGCCTGAACCGGTCGCCAGGGGATCGGGCGTCGGCGCCCGTATCCGCAACTGGTTTCTGACCGGCGTGGTCGTCGCCGGTCCGCTGGCGGTGACGGCCTATATCGTGTGGTGGTTCGTCGACACAATCGACAATTGGGTCCGCGGCCTGATCCCGGGCAATGCGCTGCCGGACGCCTATCTGTCGTTCCGCGTGCCGGGGCTTGGCGTCGTCGTCGCCTTTCTGGCCCTGACCTTTCTCGGCTTCCTCGCGCATAATCTCGCCGGCCGCACTTTAATCAAGATCGGCGAGGCGATCCTGGCGCGCATGCCTATCGTGAGGTCGATCTACAAGAGCGTGAAGCAGATTTTCGAGACCTTGTTTTCACAGTCCGGCACGACGTTCCGCAAAGTCGGGCTCATCGAATTTCCGAACAAGGGCTCCTGGTCGCTCGTCTTCATCTCGGCGCCGCCGGGGGAACTCATCGGCAACCATTTGGCTCAGGACGAAAACTATGTGTCGGTGTTCCTGCCGTGCACGCCGAACCCGACCACAGGCTTCTATTTTTACCTGCCGGCGCGCGAGGTCATCGAGGTCGCGATCGCGCCCGACGCCGCCGCCAAACTCATCATGTCCTGCGGCGTCATCCAGCCGGACGCGCGGGCGGTCCTCGCCGCCCTGGCGCGAAATCCCGAGCATGAAACCGCCTGAAGGGCGACGCAGCCGGTTGAGCCTGAATAGGCCGCGCAAATTGACCGGCGGCGTCCTTGTGGCTAACACCCATTCTCTCGCCCGGCGCCTGGAGCCGGGGCCGCGACTCATTTCCTTTCCACCGGATGCCGAATGGCCGTCTATACCGAAGTCTCCGATGCGGATCTGGCCGCCTTCCTCGACAGCTATGATCTCGGCTGCGTCCGTTCGCTGAAGGGCATCGCCGAAGGCGTCGAGAACTCCAATTATCTTCTCCACACCGAAAAGGGCTCCTTCATCCTCACCCTTTACGAGAAGCGCGTGGAGGAAGAAAATCTGCCGTTCTTTCTCGGGCTCATGGATCATCTTTGCGCCCGGGGGATTAACTGCCCGAGGCCGGTGCGGGCGCGTTCGGGGGCGGCTCTCGGCAAGCTTTCGGGGCGTCCCGCGGCCATCGTCACTTTCCTCGAAGGAATTTGCCACAACCGGCCGACGGTCAGCGATTGCGCCAGGCTTGGCGGGGCTCTCGCCCGGCTGCATCAGGCCGCCGCAGACTTCAAAGGCTCTCGCGACAACAGTTTGAGCCTTGCCGCATGGCCGCGTCTTTTCGCGCCGGTCGCCTGTTGCGCCGACGACGTCGAGCCTGGCCTTGCCGCCGCGGTCGCCGCGGAGCTTGGCTTCCTTGAAGCCAATTGGCCGCGAAACCTACCGCGCGGCATCATTCACGCCGATCTTTTTCCGGACAATGTTCTCTTCCTCGGCGATGAGGCGCCGGGGTTGATTGATTTCTATTTCGCCTGCGCCGATGATCTCGCCTACGATCTCGCCATTTGTCTCAACGCGTGGTGTTTCGAGGCGGACGGCGCTTTTAACGTCCAGAAAGCAGCCGCGCTGTTTGAGGCTTATCAGCGCGTTCGTCCCTTGACGCCGCTCGAGATCGCGGCGATTCCAGTGCTTTCCCGAGGCGCCGCCCTGCGCTTCGCGCTGACGCGGCTGATCGATTGGCTTCACGTGCCGGCCGGCGCGCTGGTGCATCCGAAAAATCCGATCGAATACATGCAAAAATTGCGCTTCCATCAGAAGATCACGGACGTGCGCGAGCTTGGCCTCGCCCAATGAGCCGCGAGGTGACGATTTTTACGGATGGCGCCTGTTCCGGCAATCCAGGACCGGGCGGCTGGGGGGCCGTGCTGACCTTCGGCGATCACAGAAAAGAGCTCAGCGGCGGTGAGGCGGCGACGACCAACAA
Protein-coding sequences here:
- a CDS encoding MFS transporter → MAVVTISREEIARPAPMTDAEKRVILASSLGTVFDWYDFYLYGSLASIIGAQFFSQFPKATADIFALLAFAAGFVVRPFGALVFGRLGDLVGRKYTFLLTILIMGFSTFIVGFLPNYHAIGIAAPIILIGARLLQGLALGGEYGGAATYVAEHAPAGRRGFYTSWIQTTATLGLFLSLLVILFTRSIFGEPAFASFAWRIPFFVSVVLLGVSLWIRLKLNESPAFLRMKQNGAGSKTPLREAFGNWPNAKIALLALFGLTMGQGVVWYTGQFYALVFMQSILKVDGYTANLLIAWSLVLGTGFFVFFGWLSDKIGRKTVIMFGCLAAAATYFPIFQRITTYANPALAAALENVSVTVVANPANCGSLFNPIGTRSFTAPCDIARDVLAKSSVKYTRVDTAIEEPVKVLIGSKEIAVPDASDVAGDPKAVRAAFDMKLTAALQDAGYPDANDPGIVKMSNPLDIFRPQVAGIIGLLFVLVLYVTMVYGPIAAALVELFPTRIRYTSLSLPYHIGNGWFGGLLPATAFAMVAQTGDIYYGLWYPIIVAMACFVIGVLFVPETKDRDIYAQD
- a CDS encoding DUF502 domain-containing protein, encoding MTQVPPQIVPQTPADSPEPVARGSGVGARIRNWFLTGVVVAGPLAVTAYIVWWFVDTIDNWVRGLIPGNALPDAYLSFRVPGLGVVVAFLALTFLGFLAHNLAGRTLIKIGEAILARMPIVRSIYKSVKQIFETLFSQSGTTFRKVGLIEFPNKGSWSLVFISAPPGELIGNHLAQDENYVSVFLPCTPNPTTGFYFYLPAREVIEVAIAPDAAAKLIMSCGVIQPDARAVLAALARNPEHETA
- the thrB gene encoding homoserine kinase, which produces MAVYTEVSDADLAAFLDSYDLGCVRSLKGIAEGVENSNYLLHTEKGSFILTLYEKRVEEENLPFFLGLMDHLCARGINCPRPVRARSGAALGKLSGRPAAIVTFLEGICHNRPTVSDCARLGGALARLHQAAADFKGSRDNSLSLAAWPRLFAPVACCADDVEPGLAAAVAAELGFLEANWPRNLPRGIIHADLFPDNVLFLGDEAPGLIDFYFACADDLAYDLAICLNAWCFEADGAFNVQKAAALFEAYQRVRPLTPLEIAAIPVLSRGAALRFALTRLIDWLHVPAGALVHPKNPIEYMQKLRFHQKITDVRELGLAQ